The following DNA comes from Tachypleus tridentatus isolate NWPU-2018 chromosome 9, ASM421037v1, whole genome shotgun sequence.
TTCACTTACGAATATGTAGAAGAAAGGGAGAAAGATTCTTggttatgttaaaatatcttttgGAACACTGTCATTAAAGTAATGAAGCTGGACCCGGACAATTTTCCAAAATTTTAATTCTTGGTCAATTCAAATATTAACACTCATAATAACCATTAAATGTAGTCACAAATGGGAAGAACTACTGTATGTTATTATGACATGACCCAAACtgaccagtttctttaaaatTCTGTTGTTATAAAAGCTTAAGAATTATACTGAGAATAAAGCATTTGATCTTGACAAATTGAGATTCATCTTCAAACTTTGAAGAACCTTGTTAGCAAAGTGTTAGTGAATACTGAGCTGTTCAAAAGTTTATTGATATGAAGAAATTCCTGATCCTTGCTTTCAGTTTGACTTTGTTTTTAGAGGCACTGGAATATTCATCAAAAAGTAATTTCAAAAAGCAATCCATATACTTAgcataataaatagtaataaagtaaATCCCTAATTGttccatttagaaaaaaaatctattCATCACCTTTATTTGCCTCATTTCACTAAGCATATTTTCTATGGCTTTCTTAAGCTCTCCATCATTTATactaatgaatttatttttattagtgagGGACTTtattgaagaatttttttttaaatcacaataaaaaacatCTATTAGTGTGTTCTTATAGAAAAAGTCTAAAGCCCTgtcagaatatttaaataaacttaagaCAAATGTACTCCTTTTTTGTTTTCTgatagaaatattttgatatcttgCTAGCAATAGAAGTCAATCTGATTGGTTTACTATAACCTTTTTCATAGACTACCAGTCTTCAACATTTATGATCACAGCTTTCTCATCTTTATAAGTAGTAATACTACatataattaaactgtttaacACATGAATTGtactttcatatttaataatgtcctttaaaatgtattaacagATTAATATAACTCTTGACCCATATTTTACAGTTGTCATGAACATATAAACACTGAAGTCAGATTTAAAGAAGAACTGCTTTTTGTTTCTCTAACCTTGgtcttacaaataaaatttatgtttgtaataaaaccTAGTGATTttcatacagtagtagatatgaTTATTTTTCTCTCCACTGGGAAAGAGAAATTTGTGTTCATAATGTAATACTTTGGCAAGCATACATTCTGTTTAAGCAAAAGTGCAGGATGATCAAACCACATATAACACAAACTCCCAAAAATCAAGTGAATTTTTTCCTATTTAGTTTAGTCacccagtttgtttttttctctaaaaatatcTTGCATTGTTGAAAGTATTTGATCTAACTTTTTACAGATTCTGTGCATAACTTCAGTAAAACATGAAAGGCAGTATTGCTaatgattaatacttaaacatatGTGCATGGTTAAAGTGTACCTACCATGAACTTATACAGAGTGCCTTTCACATTGGTATTATATATATGATGACAAAGTTATCAGCTACTCATTTTATCTTGTATTGCTGACTTAGCGATGTTCACGTAAAGGAAAGTGAATACGAGATATGATATATAGGGATACTTAGACATTATAGATATATGTTTCAGAGGTTCTAAAGGTTATGTAAATACAATATGCAACTGTACAATGGGTCTAAAAGTATTTGTATTCTTCTCAGAAACATCACGTTTGATGCTTACTTTTCAAGTGTCTAAGTTAGACTGATGTTGTCAGTTGACAGATATGTCTTAACTATAGTTGTTTTTGTAACCCATGTGATTTTTtgtaaacaacaaaattgtaCATTTTTACTAAAAGCTTACCACATTTTGATACATTtggtaaattcataattatataGTTGACATACGTTCTCCAATACAGCATTAATTAATTGGACCCTGTGCACATTTGGATAAGTGCTTTACAGAACAGAATTTTATTATCCTCAATACTGAGAATCaggtgtaaaatattattttccaatttaATCACATACACTAGGTGCCTCATTTCACTCTGGATACCTGTACACCTGGTGTAATTAATTAATGCATTACTTTTTTTTGCTAGAACTAACTTCAGGTATTTGGTTTTGAATCTGAATGTTTATATATTGACCACAGAGAAGTTTTGGAGTAAAAAATTAGAACTTACTTATAAGCCAGTGTTCATAAATGTTTGCTTCACCAAGGGATAAATCACAAAATTTTTTCTGCATGCTTAATCAAGTTTACTGAAATTCTGCTCTAATTTTTCACTGTATGAGACTGGTTGACAATAATCCCATAGCAAAAGACTTCAGTTACAAAAccaaataatcaatatttttccatgtttttttaaatttgtcttctttctttgattttcttgattttttctcttcattttcttctgttttcattcattcttttttttccttcttttctttaACCTAAAATTATTCTTGAATTTTCAAAATCTCAAAATTTTCCCATATATTTTGGACACTTATTCACAAGAATATTTACCCCTCACTTAATAGCAAAAGAAATGTAGGATAAAAAGAGTTATGTTACTGTTTGCTCTGGTTCCTTCTTTTGTAAAGGTATAAAgagcataattttaaaattagtacaatttaaacttttttctatGAAAGGTGACCGTATCTTTATAACTAAAGTCACTGTTTGAAGAAGGTTttgaagaaagatttttttttaaagtatggaTTTTCAAGTGTTTGATCTGATGAATTGTGAATCATAAATAGTTTTTGTGGAAATAAAAATGAGAACAAACAGAAATCTGCTCTTAAAATCACACATCAAATTAGACTGCATAACAGCATAAATCTCTAAATTTTATGTAGCTCTTCATACttggaatatttatatataataacagttttggTTCATCAGGGACATAGATCTTAGTCCTGGAATACCCATATGAAATATGTATGATGAATTAACTTGTTAGCCTAAAAATTTGATCACATGTTTGTAATAAGATCTGTTAATGTCCTAATACAAATAACTTACCTGAAATCATACTTTGACTACTTTCATATTGACATGAAATCCATTTCATATACTTGTAAACTCTATCGAAATAGTCATCTAACAGCTTTTTCTTTGGCACGTGACATTTTCAGGCTTGGAGTtgaaatggaacagtttttagtAAATGGTTTCAACTCATATAATTACttgttgaaaatttaaaagtaaactataTTGTGCTAATAGTTAGCTCACTTTTGATTATTTTGACTATAAAAATGGCCATTTACTACACTGCCAAGTTAGCAGTTTGCTAAATCTCTGCAATatacaaatacttttttattactaCAAATTCTTGCTGTTTTGGTTGATCCAAACAATGTGCTGTTTTAAGAAGCAGGACAAGTAGAATGTTAGGTTGTATTTGCAGAAATATTgtatacaagtctaaagaagttataatttcattgtatagatcaTTGGTTAAGCCATATTTGGAGTATTGTTTTCAGTCTTGAGTACTTTACTgtaagaaagacattgaattgttattaaGAGTTCAGAGGAGGAGTACTAGTACTAGGTTAAGACTTTAAAGAGTTGGAAAGGATTTGaatgaggtgtttaagattgctAGCTGAAGTGATAATGTTCATGCaactttttttatacttaatgcTGTGAATAGTAAGGATTAAGGgatagaaatacaaattttgataggtggcagggtaggagtcatctttaaCTAAGAAAGCTTTGtttttctaatagggtggttGGCATTTGGAATGGGTTACTTTGAGATGTGGTGGATGCAGTTAATTTTAGGGAATTTCTAAGACAAGGCTTGATAAATCCAGGACAATGTCTCATCGCCGTTATTACTTACTCATGAAAATGTAGTGCATTTTCATGTTGCATTCCTATTCTTAAATACAGATTTTTTGCAAAATTTGGCATTACTTTAATAAAGTATAAGATGCATactctgtaaaaaaaattataactataagacttgtatgtggtaatcaaatgaagtcgaccaccaaaaattctttaacttttataactgttgaagtttttttttatgatgttcaATTGTGAGCAATTgctttacatttttctttacatgaattgaatcttcatagtttttgttttgtgttcagacaaaattattttttgtatgtcttttgtatttttaatcattttttgaaattttttaatatcttgtatTTGACTggaaaatgtgtttgacaattgtgTTATTGAAACAAAACCATTTCTTTAATAAGACatcaattttatgcaacaaagtgacaaattttttgcaacaatgtgtaatttctaatcttgaaaaatacaagctataattaccaaattgCCTTCCTAATTATATTCTCACTTTAAAACAAgctttcaagatgtcttcaagaaaaataaaaaataaataaaaaggtagacTGTATAAAAGTAATTTGGGTGGGACATTATCCATGTACCTTAATATATACCTGAATTATACTGGCATTGAGTGTCTTATTTCTGCTTTAAACTTCAGTTTAGTGGATGGAATggccaagatggaccaataggtttcttgttgttttttatattttatgttgtatgaaATTTTAATACTCATTACAGATCTCTTAAAAAAGTGTGAACAAGAAATTGCTTAAGCCATTTAGTTGAAAAAAGAAGCAGTACAGTGGCTGGtgcttttataaaacaaaacagatatgtAATCTTAAAATGCTGTTTAGATTCCAGTCATGTCACACTATTAGGATTTTTTTGTATGTTACTGTATATTATGGTTATGGAAAACAGTTGACCTatgtataaaacatatgttaATGATTTGCCTTGGTGTCCATTTTATGCactgatatatattatgtaaacgGTAAAATTCACCTTTCACCATGATTTTTGTGATTTTGAATGTGTCTATCACTTTTTCTGTGTAGTAAATGaattgtaaaacacaaaatttgaaatCACAAAAATCATGGTGAAAGGTCAATTTTActgtttacataatatatatcagtgcataaaatgtattttgaatgtGTCTATCACTTTTTCTGTGTTTTACAATTCATTTACTACACTGGCATAACAAGTATGTATTAATGAGTAGTTTGTTTAGTTTGCTATTGAATTTGGAATAAAAATGACAAAGTTGTGTGCATGATGTTAGGAAAACACACAGGTTCAAGAAATTACCTTAACTCAACTAGTTTGTCCCTAAAGAAGAAAGTTCAACCTTTCGAAAATTATAATAGAGTACCATACTTTGATGCCATCATATGCATTTTGGCTTGAGTAGTAGTGGAATTTGCAGTTGATTAATATGCAGGATCATAGTTATATCCAACTATTAAGTTAATGAgtcaaaagcaaaacaaaaaactagtATATGGTGGttatcatgaaagtaaataaaaatgctcATAGTTTGGTTTTGATTCTATTAGTAGGAGGGTGTTTGTAGCTTATGTATGTTGTgcttaacattaaacaaatataaaggcaATTTTTCAATACTGggatagttgaaataaaaataataataattagaaattctAATTTCAGTtggttctttatttttgtaaatcatGATACTATTTGATTTATTTGAACCAACTTGAATTCAAATAGGTAgttgaaataacataaaatataaggaCAACAAAAACTATTGGTTCATGTAGATCATCTTATCtgttaaactaaatataaaataaacactcaAAGTTTACCTTTGtcattcaaatacttatcaaGTCTTTCCTGAAATTAACTATCTAAAAATCTCAAAGGAAACCAGCATAAAAGGCATGCTATcatgttagaaaataaaacggTCTTAACTGAAGTTGACACCTTATTTGATAAAATGTTGTGATCCTTAGTTTGGTCGTTTTTACCATTAACTATAGAAATGATGATTTGCTGACACTCGGTTTCCTTAGCAATCATTAAAAAATCTCAGTCTAACTcatctttttttcaagagaaaacaatttcagagatcttaaccatTCTTTGATGACAAGCTTTCCATCCCAGGTATCATCACAGAATAGCCCTCCTCTGAACTCTTTCAGACAACAACCTCTTTTAAGGTAAGAAGCCAAAAGATGGCCTAATCAATGACCTATGAAATGAAATTACAACTTCTTTAGGTTTATATTTAGTATATCTGCAGATATAATCTAAAATCCCGTTTCATCATTAGCAACGACAAACATCTTCTGGCCCAAGAAACTGATGAACCATTATGCTTAGAATTTAtgctttcattaaaaaatctcaGTCTAACTCATCTTTTTTTCaggagaaaacaatttcagagatcttaaccatTCTTTGATGACAAGCTTTCCATCCCAGGTATCATCACAGAATAGCCCTCCTCTGAACTCTTTCAGACAACAGCCTCTTTTAAGGTAAGAAGCCAAAAGATGGCCTAATCAATGACCTATGAAATGAAATTACAACTTCTTTAGGTTTATATTTAGTATATCTGCAGATATAATCTAAAATCCTGTTTTATCATTAGCAACAACAAACATCTTCTGGCCCAAGAAACTGATGAACCATTATGcttataatttaagttataatcCATATGCACTaccttaacatttttataattaaaagccaGTTACCATTTATTAACCCAGTTAACCtattaatatgaatttttttataaagcaGTAGCATCTTTCTCATAGCCAGTAACACCCAAAACCTTATTATcatcagtaaatttaagtaatttattgattacTTTTTCTTGTATGCTCCTGATATAGGTCAAAGAGCAAATTGTCAATTACAGAGGCCTTAGGTATCATACATAAAAGGCTTGTTACAAAAGTGGCTGAATGAATAATGTAGAGGGTTGCTATGCAACCACTTTCTTATCCAATGAGAGATTGTATCTctcatatttacataaattatttttgtaacaagcCTTTTATATGTCATGTTATCAAATGCTTTTCTGAAAAGTATGATACACCACATCCAGAACTTTCATCAAAATAAGCAGTAACCCCTCAAAGAATGCTGAATTATTACTTAAACAAGATTATTTCTTAAATGAAACTACGTTGACTTTCCAACAAAATTTTCAACTTCATTAAATGGTcttacaaaacatcttttacAAGATCTTCAGAAATATTTCTGCTGATTGAAAACTAACAGGCCTATAGTTATGAGGGCAATTTTAATCACTCCTCTGCACACTATTAGAACttactaaaagtaattaaaaacaatagtAAGTGGCTTACATAACCAATTCTTAACTTCCTTTGGTGAAATATTATCTGGTTCGAGAGCCTCAATGTCATGTAGACTTCCCAGTATTTTCTTAAGATCTGAATTAATGTGACTGTCATGTTTGATTTTGTCTGCATGTAAATAATCATAAACAATAATTCTGATTAGTTGATTGTTTTCATGAATTACtcaattataattttagttaatattttaccTGATTCTAACTGATGTAATTACTGCTCATagttaatttttcatttgtattgtagATTGAAAAATTCAggtaaataataaaaaggaagCTATGAAAACCAAGTTCcttactttttctttttcaattccCCTTGTGGGTCAGTAGTTGGTTTAAAGACTTGTAACACTAAGGTCTGGATTTAATTCTTAATGTTGGACAGAGAAAATGTAgcctattttattttaacactctgctaaaggaaaacatttttgaaataatttgcaGTAGAATGCAGATGATATAAgcaatttattttaaagagttATAAACAAAGGAAATCCTATTTATTTCTAGGAAgtaattttaactaaattaattgTAACATGCTCTATTTCATATTTATAGAACACATCATGAGCAGTACTACAAATCAGAAACTGACAACTTACCAAAGTGTTAGTATGGAAAGGcagaataaaatttttaaaattattgtaattggAGACACTGGTGTTGGAAAATCTTGCCTAACATTTCGATTCTGTAGTGGTTCATTCCCAGCAAAAACAGAAGCAACCATTGGAGTTGATTTTAGAGAAAGAGTTGTTGAGGTTGAGGgagaaaaaattaaagtaagtagACTGTGTCTAATTTTCTTCACTCATAACTTATAATAAGTTGAATTCTTTGTGAATCAAGACTATGATAACCCTTAGGTGAAGAAACttacagaaatatgtttattatagacTGTTAAGGATTTACTTGAAAGAATTTGACTCATAATATTTAGTGCCACATTCAGATATTAATCATCATTAAGTTCAAAATTGGTTTTGATTTCATCACTCAAAGTTAATGGGTATGTCTCTACCTGTGTTTTTGATCTGTTAATCTGTAATTTATGATTCAAAATAGAAATCTATTTAAATTATCagagttttattaatattaataaaaactggGATTTAACCTTAccaaatcttttaaaaataaacaattcagaGACAAACTTTGAAATATGGTCTGAAAAAATTACAGGAACATTTCATTCCAGAATCTACATGTAATAGTTTTGTATGATTTTGTTGTTAAGACAACATGGCATTTTGTTTAGGATACCCAGCATGAAAAGAGTACATTAACTTTTTGCCTTTAAGTGTGGTAATTTATGGATTTTgtaatttcttcaattttttacagttatttcCTGTATGTGTTTGTGAAACATTACACACTAGTGGCATGCTAAAATTTTTTGAAAAGATACAGAATGGTAGTGCTAGAGTCTTTCAGTGATAAAAATTAGGTAAACACAGAGATAAACAGCAGCTTATTTTGGTGTATCAAAGtggaaaatggaaaataaatctACGAGTATATATGCTCCTTTTAGTCTGAACAAGAGTATGGAAGGCACAACAATAACTGTGTGTAAAAACTATTAACGGTTGTCATTCCATTTCCATTAGAATGAATGAATAAAGTCTTTGGGTCAGTTACCAAGTAGCAGATGTAACAAGTTGGATTAGGGTCAAATTGACCTGATTCAGCTCTACAGTTGCCCACACAACTGATGAACACTTCTTTTATACTATCCAGAACCAGAAGCAGTAACATTAAGGGATTCTACTCTTCACAGAACcagttattaacattattttcctaaatatatatattaagctaacaatacaaaatagtCTTTATAATAAAAGTGCACTGATGAAAAAGAAGACTAAGGAGTAATAGTTCAATatactaaaataacatttaatggaaatagtttataaataataattatggaaCACAGAAACATAAGTTGCTGGATTGAGCTGTTACTATTCAAGATAGAAGTTTGCAAATCGATGCAAATATAACTATCTTATTCACTTACgctgtttattaatataagtatgaaGTAAAATATGTACATATCATCAAGTTTCTAATCATGTCAGATCATATAGTTTTCATAACGATGAGAAATTTGCATCAATCAAGAATAAATGTTGCtttcaaacagaaaatagttGTACTGGTTATATATAGTACTAGAATTGTTACATGATGGTTTTACAGGCATTGATTAATAGAATTACGAGAAGATGTAATTTGGTAGGTTGTAAAGTTGTCCATAAAATTTAAGAAGCtataaaatagaatatattacATTATGTGGAAAACTTTCTAGATAAAATGGTGTTTTAGAATATGACTAAAAAGAAACAAGTATCTGAGTTAGGACtctcaaaataaaatttgaaaaaagatATGCTTTAAAGACTACATTatcatattgttgaaataattaaaaacattacagcTCTGATCATTAATGCCAAACCTCCCTCGAGCTAAACAATAATACATCAATAATAACCTGAAAATACAGCAtgtaactcaacattttatgttggGACACTGTGATTTAAAATGCAAATTAACTGACACATTTCTTATTGAAATAGTGTGACTTATGGTCTCCAAGCCTGAAAATTAGCTTTTTATTAAGAGGCAAGAATAGCCTCTTTTGACAAGTAGTTGAGTAACTTAGTTTTTGAGAACTTTGTGACAAAGAAACTGACTGACTCTTAAATAGGTTTACCATTTATGGTTTAGTCACTTCTAATTTTTCAGTAATGTGGATAGCATTCTTCTTATCAAGGAAAATTTGAGGCAAAATTACTTGAGACCCAATCTatacaacatttatatataactatatattgaTCATAAAAGTTAAGTGAAAGATGCAGatgaaattaaatttgtaataaattttggTCAGTTTTACTTGATCAATTtctatttacacacacacacacacacacacacataatatgcATTAGATTACACATATTGTTAAAAAACATCATCAGAACTGGACAGTGCTTCTGCATATGAGCTTGGTAAGTCAggattttaattttatcatttcattGTCATGTACACTAGATCATAATTGGAAACATTAGAAGTCTATCTAATCTGAAAAATAGATCAACATTAATGACCCTGTTCTTAAATCAATGAAATGTACTGTGATTGAAAGAAGACTGGTTTggaattatataaaatacatatacataaagtgtattttattacataCTATACCAGGCAGTCACACTGAGATATTTGGGTTTCACTGATGTTTTTCATAGTAGCTACACATAAACCTGGAGTTTTTGGAGAATAGCATTGAAGACAGTTATGAGCATTTATAATGTCTGAGACTTAATATAATATGTTTGGtggttattttaacatataacttCAGGTTtagttcattaaaataatgtttgattttGCAATTTAACTTAGAATTATTAATCCACAAGTAGTATTAGAATAGTGTCTTTGCactgtatttaaatacaaaaatgttggAAGAGAGCTAGAACAtgcataaaaatgtatgtttattcaaaaataaaattgtgatataTTGGTTCTAACAGCTACAACTGTGGGATACGGCAGGACAGGAGCGATTTAGAAAAAGTATGGTTCAACATTATTATAGGAATGTTCATGCTGTAGTTTTTGTATATGATGTAACTAAAATTGTCACATTTGAAAATTTACCACATTGGATAAATGAATGTTACCAGCATCAATTAAGTGCTAGCATTCCCCGTATTCTTGTTGGAAATAAATGTGACTGCAAAAACCAGGTTGCAGTAAAATTGAACATGGCCCAGAAATTTGCTGACCCATATAACATGCCAGTTTTTGAGACCTCTGCAAAAGATGACAATGAAGCAGATCATGTGGAAGCAATATTTATGACTTTGGCTCACAAATTAAAGAATTCTAAACCAATTATGCATCTACTATCACATGAACAGGACACAGGTAATAGTGTTTCATCAAGATCAggcattatttgtattaataaacctTCTATTACATGTAAGTCATCAGAAGATAGTCATTCTGTGGATGGTGAAAAGTCACGCTGTGCttgttaaaagttatataaagGTCAATAGcttaatcttattttattataacttataatgAAATTAAGCattatatttatcaaatgtaattttaaaggtatttatgtaaaaactttatttaactgATTTAGAGGTCATTTCAGGTATGTATATTCtaagatttgtttgataataatgGTTATCTGGTGTTTTGATAATCTAGATGCATGTGAAGCActgacaacaaacaaaaataaagaaaagtatggAAGCTTCtgacattaacaaaaaaaatgttttgtatgagTTAAAATATCATGAATATGACAAAAAGTAGGTAAGTTAtgtagattaaataaattaaaaatattgtgcaAAATAGAAGgagttatttgtaataatttattacattgaaaatttatgtacaaaaacatAATGGTGTGATAGTTAAAACTATTTATGATATcctaagttgttttattttctttttaatctcaagattatttcataatataaactGTGCAGGAGCAA
Coding sequences within:
- the LOC143225947 gene encoding ras-related protein Rab-33B-like isoform X2, translated to MSSTTNQKLTTYQSVSMERQNKIFKIIVIGDTGVGKSCLTFRFCSGSFPAKTEATIGVDFRERVVEVEGEKIKLQLWDTAGQERFRKSMVQHYYRNVHAVVFVYDVTKIVTFENLPHWINECYQHQLSASIPRILVGNKCDCKNQVAVKLNMAQKFADPYNMPVFETSAKDDNEADHVEAIFMTLAHKLKNSKPIMHLLSHEQDTDACEALTTNKNKEKYGSF
- the LOC143225947 gene encoding ras-related protein Rab-33B-like isoform X1; translation: MSSTTNQKLTTYQSVSMERQNKIFKIIVIGDTGVGKSCLTFRFCSGSFPAKTEATIGVDFRERVVEVEGEKIKLQLWDTAGQERFRKSMVQHYYRNVHAVVFVYDVTKIVTFENLPHWINECYQHQLSASIPRILVGNKCDCKNQVAVKLNMAQKFADPYNMPVFETSAKDDNEADHVEAIFMTLAHKLKNSKPIMHLLSHEQDTGNSVSSRSGIICINKPSITCKSSEDSHSVDGEKSRCAC